The Pyrenophora tritici-repentis strain M4 chromosome 8, whole genome shotgun sequence genome contains a region encoding:
- a CDS encoding Transcription factor involved in chromatin remodeling, contains bromodomain protein, with product MESAAKRKAGGAAAATGDSDNRPAKRQKGTTDTNSKSETVASTTAAGMKFLDSLKQAKDKTGRPIAVHFLTLPDKNEVPEYYEYTKLPIAIDTIETKLNNGEYSSLAQVESDCKRLVNNAKAYNDKKSIIYEDAERLRKTASNWMVKHNPAYRDGNYAAVATPIPGEDNSTPSRPPPRVAATPRTAKQTPAGPDTDRPRRAAAIAASATPAPSKLRLSASAAPDDDESADYTGKTFQQAQEQIVREIMDYEDQGLQIFLPFQNLPSRSLKDYYQLIKDPMSLAAIQKKVRGVVGRDPPTGHTLFKTWDAFETSFSLIWTNARIYNEDGSDIYNLSLELEEIFHKKLEEAKSKVNEPSQPKLKLNMSTPAPAPKQQLKLKLKPTPGSDPNTPSVRDSATPGVIVDNDALLRQQRHVLDSMGSNRSPVPPGKSATPTATANPFTGPRGGAATISSLSTSQTRTAGSPPAVNGVKQDVQSPSLSAVRPASTAPDGQASRLSVQAQTPLPHMAPPHAVSRTASGSPHPNGAVQNGNYVPPHQPTYYAPPPVARVDSFRKVPLKSHQEALIPSITLNTHPALAATAPWSVKILADKRKTAYSATMVVAPTNSYIQVIPRVPIALTSRMYRLFVTVNGNKTLEANRVPVTAGINGASPGPGYEGGKKKGEPLFEGKLAAGVNRIEVEIVAEKERKGQVESGSAKKEEVEIEKCTIFLHLQRTPAN from the exons ATGGAGAGTGCGGCCAAGCGCAAAGCCGGCGGCGCTGCTGCGGCTACGGGTGATAGCGACAATCGCCCTGCGAAGCGACAGAAAGGGACG ACCGACACCAATTCAAAGTCAGAGACAGTAGCGTCGACAACGGCGGCGGGCATGAAGTTCCTCGACAGCTTGAAGCAGGCAAAAGACAAGAC TGGACGACCCATAGCAGTCCACTTCCTCACCCTACCAGACAAG AATGAAGTACCCGAGTACTACGAATATACCAAGCTGCCTATTGCCATTGACACCATCGAG ACAAAACTTAATAATGGAGAGTACTCCAGTCTCGCCCAGGTCGAGAGTGACTGTAAACGTCTGGTCAACAACGCCAAAGCATACAACGACAAGAAGTCGATTATATACGAGGATGCCGAGCGTCTACGCAAAACGGCTTCGAACTGGATGGTCAAGCACAACCCTGCATATAGGGACGGCAACTATGCCGCTGTAGCTACACCGATTCCTGGGGAGGACAACTCGACTCCCTCAAGACCACCGCCCCGTGTTGCGGCGACACCACGAACTGCAAAACAGACACCGGCTGGCCCAGATACGGACCGCCCCAGGCGAGCGGCTGCCATTGCAGCATCGGCTACACCGGCACCCTCAAAGCTGCGACTGTCGGCATCTGCTGCACCGGACGACGACGAAAGCGCAGATTACACGGGCAAGACCTTCCAGCAGGCACAAGAGCAGATCGTGAGGGAGATTATGGACTACGAAGA CCAAGGCCTACAGATATTTCTACCTTTCCAAAACCTGCCCTCGCGCAGCTTGAAAGATTATTACCAGTTGATTAAGGATCCTATGTCTCTGGCTGCCATACAGAAGAAGGTTCGCGGTGTTGTAGGACGTGACCCCCCGACAGGACACACTCTTTTCAAAACTTGGGACGCATTCGAGACCAGCTTCAGCTTGATTTGGACGAATGCCCGTATCTACAACGAAGATGGAAGTGACATCTACAACCTTTCGCTTGAACTCGAG GAAATCTTCCACAAGAAGCTCGAAGAAGCCAAGTCCAAGGTCAACGAGCCATCGCAACCGAAACTCAAGCTCAACATGTCTACCCCCGCACCAGCTCCAAAGCAGCAGCTCAAGCTCAAGCTCAAACCGACTCCAGGCTCAGATCCGAACACTCCAAGCGTACGCGATTCTGCTACCCCTGGTGTCATTGTCGACAACGATGCTCTTCTACGACAACAGCGACATGTACTTGACAGCATGGGTAGTAATCGGTCCCCCGTTCCACCTGGAAAATCCGCGACACCCACTGCAACTGCCAACCCGTTTACCGGTCCGAGAGGTGGCGCTGCGACAATTTCGTCTCTCTCTACTAGCCAAACCAGGACGGCGGGATCTCCGCCAGCAGTTAATGGTGTGAAGCAAGACGTCCAATCTCCTTCTTTGAGTGCTGTCAGGCCAGCAAGCACTGCACCCGATGGTCAGGCTTCACGACTTAGCGTTCAGGCACAAACCCCGCTTCCTCACATGGCTCCTCCGCATGCTGTCTCACGAACGGCGAGTGGTAGTCCGCATCCAAATGGTGCCGTGCAAAATGGCAACTACGTCCCACCGCATCAGCCGACTTACTACGCACCTCCACCCGTTGCTCGTGTCGATAGCTTCAGGAAGGTGCCACTAAAGA GCCATCAAGAGGCATTGATACCAAGTATCACATTGAACACCCACCCCGCTCTTGCTGCAACTGCGCCCTGGTCTGTCAAAATCCTGGCGGACAAGCGGAAGACAGCGTACAGTGCTACAATGGTTGTCGCGCCCACCAACTCCTATATCCAGGTCATACCTAGGGTTCCCATTGCGCTTACAAGCCGCATGTACCGCCTCTTTGTCACCGTGAACGGCAACAAGACCCTCGAGGCCAACCGTGTCCCCGTAACCGCAGGCATCAACGGTGCGAGTCCCGGTCCTGGCTACGAAGGCGGCAAGAAGAAGGGCGAACCCTTGTTTGAGGGCAAACTGGCTGCTGGCGTGAACCGCATCGAAGTCGAGATTGTCGCCGAGAAGGAGCGTAAAGGCCAGGTCGAGAGTGGCAGCGCGAAGAAGGAAGAAGTCGAGATTGAAAAGTGCACCATTTTCCTGCATCTACAACGAACACCAGCAAACTAG
- a CDS encoding SufI, putative multicopper oxidase translates to MKNYLSVGVAAILASQALAGDDAWLSPVYKQIFQNRLPIPQNKEKSFTYTNATTGNEIDFYEIDVKPYTQQIYPGLKPARLVGYDGTSPGPTFRMTRGREAVVRFKNHGDKDLSVHLHGSFSRAPFDGWAEDTTKYGQYKDYYYPNKQAGRTLWYHDHAIYHTAENAYFGQAGFYILRDPAEDALDLPSGSYDVPLALASKQYNADGTLFDPKDETVSLWGDVIHVNGMPWPYMDVEPRKYRLRILDTSISRAFKLTLEDDASKKLTFNVIGADTGLMTKPVPSDNLEISMAERWEIVVDFSAYAGKNVTMKNARDVQADEDYNSTNKVMRFVVGKTVSSQAGNKALPTSLRTVPFPPKKTGIDKSFKFERKNGQWTVNGVTFADVNNRILAKPQRGAVEVWELENSSGGWSHPVHIHLVDFQILTRTGGKRGVLPYEKEALKDVVLLGENEKVTVIARYAPYDGVYMFHCHNLIHEDHDMMAAFNVTSLSDWGYPETTKFLDPMEQKYRSKDINDNDNKKETILAKLAEFEAMEAYVDPEKMEASLAQYWNDKGGKGTSGSSAQAVTRRTSKATNSIRRKKYT, encoded by the exons ATGAAGAACTATCTTTCTGTCGGAGTCGCTGCCATCTTGGCATCACAAGCACTTGCCGGCGATGATGCATGGCTGAGTCCTGTGTACAAGCAAATCTTTCAAAACCGGCTCCCAATCCCTCAAAACAAGGAGAAATCATTCACATACACGAATGCGACTACTGGTAACGAGATTGACTTCTACGAGATCGATGTCAAACCCTATACTCAGCAAATATACCCTGGACTGAAGCCAGCAAGACTTGTTGGGTATGATGGAACGTCACCAGGACCTACCTTTAGGATGACAAGAGGCAGGGAGGCCGTCGTAAGATTCAAGAACCACGGCGATAAAGACCTCTCAGTGCATCTCCATGGGTCATTCAGTCGAGCACCCTTCGATGGCTGGGCTGAGGACACTACTAAGTATGGTCAATACAAGGATTACT ACTACCCCAACAAACAAGCTGGCCGCACACTGTGGTACCATGACCATGCTATCTACCACACAGCAGAGAATGCCTACTTCGGACAGGCCGGCTTCTATATTCTCAGAGACCCTGCGGAGGATGCCTTGGATCTTCCCTCTGGCTCATATGATGTACCTCTTGCATTGGCTTCAAAGCagtacaacgcagatggTACCCTTTTTGACCCTAAAGACGAGACTGTCTCGCTCTGGGGAGATGTTATTCATGTCAACGGCATGCCGTGGCCTTACATGGACGTGGAGCCTCGCAAGTACCGCTTGCGAATCCTGGATACCTCTATCAGCCGCGCATTCAAGCTCACACTCGAAGATGACGCAAGCAAGAAGCTTACCTTCAACGTCATTGGCGCCGACACAGGGCTCATGACGAAGCCTGTGCCAAGTGACAACCTCGAGATCTCCATGGCTGAACGTTGGGAGATCGTTGTAGACTTCAGTGCCTATGCTGGAAAGAACGTAACGATGAAGAATGCCCGTGACGTTCAGGCCGACGAAGACTACAACAGTACCAACAAGGTCATGCGATTTGTCGTCGGCAAGACCGTCTCCAGCCAAGCAGGAAACAAAGCCCTCCCAACGTCTCTGCGCACTGTACCCTTCCCACCAAAGAAGACTGGCATTGACAAGAGTTTTAAATTCGAGAGGAAGAACGGCCAATGGACAGTCAACGGTGTCACTTTTGCCGATGTCAACAACCGGATCCTCGCTAAGCCCCAGCGTGGCGCAGTCGAAGTCTGGGAGCTTGAGAACTCTTCCGGTGGCTGGAGTCACCCCGTCCACATCCACCTCGTCGATTTCCAGATCCTTACCCGTACTGGCGGCAAGCGAGGTGTTCTTCCCTACGAGAAGGAAGCGCTAAAGGATGTTGTCCTGCTTGGCGAGAACGAGAAAGTCACAGTTATCGCGCGCTACGCTCCTTACGACGGCGTCTACATGTTCCACTGCCACAACCTGATCCACGAAGACCACGACATGATGGCCGCTTTCAACGTCACCAGCCTCTCTGACTGGGGTTACCCAGAGACCACCAAGTTTCTTGACCCTATGGAACAGAAGTACCGCTCCAAAGACATcaacgacaacgacaacaagAAGGAGACTATCCTTGCCAAGCTAGCCGAATTTGAGGCAATGGAAGCCTACGTTGATCCCGAGAAGATGGAGGCGTCTCTCGCGCAGTACTGGAATGACAAGGGCGGAAAAGGAACCAGCGGCAGTAGCGCACAGGCTGTTACTCGCCGGACTTCCAAGGCAACGAATTCTATTAGAAGGAAGAAGTACACATGA